A genome region from Rissa tridactyla isolate bRisTri1 chromosome 18, bRisTri1.patW.cur.20221130, whole genome shotgun sequence includes the following:
- the TRAPPC3 gene encoding trafficking protein particle complex subunit 3 isoform X2, with protein sequence MSRQAGRGTESKKMNSELFTLTYGALVTQLCKDYENDEDVNKQLDKMGYNIGVRLIEDFLARSNVGRCHDFRETADVIAKIAFKMYLGITPSITNWSPGGDEFSLILENNPLVDFVELPDNHSSLIYSNLLCGVLRGALEMVQMAVDVKFVQDTLKGDSVTEIRMKFIRRIEDNLPAGEE encoded by the exons ATGTCGCGCCAGGCCGGCCGCGGCACCGAGAGCAAGAAAATG AACTCGGAGCTCTTCACGCTGACGTACGGCGCTCTGGTCACCCAGCTGTGCAAGGACTACGAGAATGACGAGGACGTCAACAAGCAGCTTGACAAAAT GGGTTACAACATCGGTGTTCGGCTCATAGAAGACTTTCTGGCCCGGTCCAATGTCGGAAGGTGCCATGATTTCCGTGAAACtgcagatgttattgcaaag ATAGCATTTAAAATGTACCTGGGCATCACCCCGAGCATCACCAACTGGAGTCCTGGAGGCGATGAGTTCTCCCTGATCTTGGAAAATAACCCCTTGGTGGACTTTGTTGAGCTCCCTGACAACCACTCGTCTCTCATCTATTCCAACCTGTTGTGTGGAGTGCTGCGAGGTGCCCTGGAAATG GTTCAGATGGCCGTAGATGTAAAATTTGTCCAGGACACACTGAAGGGTGACAGCGTCACAGAAATTAGAATGAAGTTCATCAGGCGGATTGAAGACAATCTTCCAGCTGGTGAAGAGTGA
- the TRAPPC3 gene encoding trafficking protein particle complex subunit 3 isoform X1: protein MSRQAGRGTESKKMNSELFTLTYGALVTQLCKDYENDEDVNKQLDKMGYNIGVRLIEDFLARSNVGRCHDFRETADVIAKIAFKMYLGITPSITNWSPGGDEFSLILENNPLVDFVELPDNHSSLIYSNLLCGVLRGALEMVSQGLSSSETEIRTTKVQMAVDVKFVQDTLKGDSVTEIRMKFIRRIEDNLPAGEE, encoded by the exons ATGTCGCGCCAGGCCGGCCGCGGCACCGAGAGCAAGAAAATG AACTCGGAGCTCTTCACGCTGACGTACGGCGCTCTGGTCACCCAGCTGTGCAAGGACTACGAGAATGACGAGGACGTCAACAAGCAGCTTGACAAAAT GGGTTACAACATCGGTGTTCGGCTCATAGAAGACTTTCTGGCCCGGTCCAATGTCGGAAGGTGCCATGATTTCCGTGAAACtgcagatgttattgcaaag ATAGCATTTAAAATGTACCTGGGCATCACCCCGAGCATCACCAACTGGAGTCCTGGAGGCGATGAGTTCTCCCTGATCTTGGAAAATAACCCCTTGGTGGACTTTGTTGAGCTCCCTGACAACCACTCGTCTCTCATCTATTCCAACCTGTTGTGTGGAGTGCTGCGAGGTGCCCTGGAAATGGTGAGCCAAGGTCTCTCTTCCAGTGAGACAGAAATAAGAACAACCAAG GTTCAGATGGCCGTAGATGTAAAATTTGTCCAGGACACACTGAAGGGTGACAGCGTCACAGAAATTAGAATGAAGTTCATCAGGCGGATTGAAGACAATCTTCCAGCTGGTGAAGAGTGA
- the TRAPPC3 gene encoding trafficking protein particle complex subunit 3 isoform X3 → MGYNIGVRLIEDFLARSNVGRCHDFRETADVIAKIAFKMYLGITPSITNWSPGGDEFSLILENNPLVDFVELPDNHSSLIYSNLLCGVLRGALEMVSQGLSSSETEIRTTKVQMAVDVKFVQDTLKGDSVTEIRMKFIRRIEDNLPAGEE, encoded by the exons AT GGGTTACAACATCGGTGTTCGGCTCATAGAAGACTTTCTGGCCCGGTCCAATGTCGGAAGGTGCCATGATTTCCGTGAAACtgcagatgttattgcaaag ATAGCATTTAAAATGTACCTGGGCATCACCCCGAGCATCACCAACTGGAGTCCTGGAGGCGATGAGTTCTCCCTGATCTTGGAAAATAACCCCTTGGTGGACTTTGTTGAGCTCCCTGACAACCACTCGTCTCTCATCTATTCCAACCTGTTGTGTGGAGTGCTGCGAGGTGCCCTGGAAATGGTGAGCCAAGGTCTCTCTTCCAGTGAGACAGAAATAAGAACAACCAAG GTTCAGATGGCCGTAGATGTAAAATTTGTCCAGGACACACTGAAGGGTGACAGCGTCACAGAAATTAGAATGAAGTTCATCAGGCGGATTGAAGACAATCTTCCAGCTGGTGAAGAGTGA